The genomic region CCATTCATGTAATGCTTGGTAAGTGCCTTGCACTAATGTTCTCTTCACAATTTTGACTATGTTCTCTGTCTAAATCTGATATGTGCCTTGCACTGATGTTTCTTGGCTTACTACTTGATCACTTGGTTTCGATATGGAATTTTGGAAAGTGCTGTCAAAACTCATTCAGTTCTTTTGCCATTCTTGATATTAGTATTTGATTTGATTTTCGTCTACATATGAACATCAAGATTATTAATGAAGCAATAGTAATTGAAGCTACCCTCTCACTATATCAAATATTCGAGCTTCACAATATAACTTGCAAGAATTGTTTGATTACTCACCTGTTTAATTGTAGCTCAACGATTTCATCATTTTTTTCTTTCAGCACTGTACAACTGCTATTTTGTTAGATGCTTATTGCACTTACGAAGGTTGCAGATGCTTTGTGTTGCACAAAACAATTGCTGCGTGTGGTTTATGTGCCAAAAATGAAATGCTTCATGGCCAGTGATAGCTCATTTGTGCAAATAAAGTTCATGGTCTAAGTGTGTGCAGCACTCTATTAATGTTCTGCCAGGGTGTTTTTTTAGTCCTCAAATTGTGATATTTGACTGTTACTCTGTCTTTGCTTGCTTGTAGGGGTAATGGGTTTATTCTTTAACCTTGTGGACTACTGTAGACATCATGGCCTGCAAGCTGACTTCATTGGGACTAAAAAGGCTTTGTTCTTGTTGTCCAAGGAACATAGACATAGTGTTGATAATACATCAGTTCATCATGTATTTTTGGAAATGCATCTAGATATTTATGTTTATTTAGCTGTATTTTTCAGTATAATAACATTATACTCAAATACAAAAATTAAATGCTTCATGACCAGTGATAGCTCATTTGTGCAAATGAAGTTCATGGTCTAAGTGTGTGCAGTACTACTATTAATGTTCTGCCAGGGTGTTTTTTTAGTCCTCAAATTGTGATATTTGACTGTTGCTCTGTCTTTGCTTGCTTGTAGGGGTAATGGGTTTATTCTTTAACCTTGTGCACTACTGTAGACATCATGGCCTGCAAGCTAAGGGGGACTTGGGGTGAGGTGTGATGACTGCATCTTGTTTGCATAACATTTTCATTTCCTAATTGATGATGCCACAATCAAGATGAATGTGTTGTCCTTGCTGATATAAGGCTGCATATAAGTATTTTTTAGTGTTGACACTGCAATAGTTTACAGTTCAAACATCTTACCATCTTGTCGTGTCGTCCTCTGTGTCGTCCATCCCCAAAGGCCGCTACTCCGAAGGTGACGCCACACGTTCTTCTCCCGCTTTCGGTTCAAGTTTCAGGTGTTGCATGGTGGTGGTGTGGCGTGCTGCGAATCCATGCCTAATCTGgtgtgctcatgaggttgtatatATTCAACCCTTCCCGTGCTCAGTTTAGCCAATTCATTTGTTTGTGAACAAATCTTTACAACTAATTAAGTACTCATTGTAGGCGTCCACATGCGCGGTGTTCTGCCTCAAGAAATCTCGGCCGCGATATCGCCTCTCCGTCCCGCCGCCGCCACCTCCAGAAATCTCGGTCGCGATAGTGCCTATCCATCCCGCCGCCGCCATAATCGCCCCCAACCTCGCGAACGAGATCCGCAGATTGAGAGGCCTTCACCAATTGATTTCTGCGCGCCTCGGGCCCGGGGAGGTGATGGCACGGTGCTGAGCGACCTGCTGGAGAACTGCGTCGCGGAGGTGCTGCTCAGGCTGGACCCGCTGGAGATCTGCCGGATGGCGCGGCTCAGCCGCATGTTCCGCGGCGCCGCATCCGGGGATGGTGTCTGGGAGTCCAAGCTACTGACGAACTACGCGCGCCTCCTCGCTGTCGCTGCGGCCGGTGATGGGGAAGCGGGGCAGGCCGTCGGGTCTGCGCCGAAGGCGGAGCCGCTGCCCAAGAAGGAACTGTACGCGCGGCTTTGCCGTCGGAACCGTTTCGACGACGGCAAAAAGGTTCTTGTTCGCCTTCATCCAGAGTTACATGTCACCTCTTTTTTTGTGTGGTTATGCTTAAATTGTAACTAAATAGTATGGTTGCGGAGTCACATTCTGATTGATTTGATTAAGCTATATGGAATATGTTGAATCAGTTTGTGAGACAACATCAAATCGCGCCTCAAGTTAAGATTACTGGGACAAATGCAGCGTGTTTGTGTTTGGACGTTTTGGACTCTGATTAGCATATTGATTTTGCCACTGCTCAGACATTAGATTTAGGTGCCACATTGTGCAGGAGTTCTGGCTGGACAAGGGTGGCGGAGGTCTATGTATGTCAATTTCTTCAAGGGCGCTTTCAATAACAGGCATTGATGACAGGAGGTATTGGAACTTCATTCCCAGTGATGAATCAAGGTACTTCAATCTACTAGCAATCAAAATCTCCTTGGCAATTTTATACTGATCATGCTTTAATATATATAAAAACCCCAGAATATTGAAGCATATATTTGGTTACCGGATTGCATGTATTATTATTTGGCAGTGTTGGGATTGCATATATCAATCGCATCTTGTTTGCTTCAACCATGTTTAGTGACCTGGTGTATATGACGCTCAACATAGTGAGTGTGTTGAATTGAGTACTTGGAGAAAATAGGACATATGCTAGCTTTAATGCCTATCCAGTTATTGCTTCAACTGTACTTGTTATTTTACCTGCACCACTTGTGCAGATTCCGCACGGTTGCGTACCTCTCGCAAATCTGGTGGTTTGAAGTCAGAGGGGAGGTTGAATTCTTCTTCCCAGAAAGCACGTACAGCCTATTCTACCGCATTCATCTCGGCCGACCATTCAAGCGAAACCAGAGGAGTTCAGGGAGAGATCACCAAGTTGCATATAGGTGTCCATGGGCAAACACCCACTCACAATAATTAAGTCAAGATACCTTACCGAGTGTAGTAATCCTTTGGCAGATATATGTCTTTAACGGGGCCAAATTTTCCAAATGGTCTACGAAGGTCATCGGGCTTTTTTCGTGTTCGGGGCGGAGCGTTTTTTTGCCTTTTGTTCCTAATGCTCTTGGTCTTCACAACCGTAGAGAGAACTGGACCGTCTCCAAGGAAAGGAATGAGTTGGTGCGTACCTTGTGTTATCATTCGTGGCAGTATTCTGTATTTCTGTGGATCCTTAGAACTGTACATTTTACCAATCTTGTTTGAATCTAAATTGAGATGAGGTCTGATCTACTACTACTAAAACTGGTGCTGCTGACCAACTCTTTCTTTTACTGGTTAGTGGGGATTGTTTTTAGATAACTCAGTATGATCAGCAGGTGATGATTCTCTATAATCTTGTTTGCAGAAAAATGAATGCATTGCGCTGAAAAAGGACAGAACGAAGAAAGATCTTGAAATCAAAGCTAAAGAAGCTGAGATTCAAAATATGAaaaaagctaatgtgtaagtactACTGGTTTcatatgtacataagttatcgtgttattatacggttccgttgcaacgcacgggcactcacctagttactAATTAGAATTTTAATAACATAATCAAgattattatgacataaacaagtattttactaattctaagtaattaagtgttatGCTTATATTTATCATGACTAGAAAAATCTATATTTTTATTTGACTAAGAATACGTGGCATCGGTGTAATGACTTAACCAATTCATAAAAATAAACTAATTATTACCTAATTATTTATACTATGAATAGTGATCTCCTTTTAGTTTTATCTTTCTTTTTAAAAGAAAATTGCCATTAATAATCAAAACATCTAATAGTACATTAAACCACTGTTTATACTATAATATTTGTATTGCTATGAATTCTATACCACTTACTAATATATGTTAAGAGaagcttttattatctatttagtgGGTTTAACTGGACTTATGTATATAAACTTTTAGATAAATTCTAAAATTCGTCATAAGCAAAATTAACTAAGATTTTATTTATCTAGTGTTTTCATTACTAACACATGTCTACCAAATTTTGCTATACTTCATTCCAAACCCAAATCTAAAGGAACCGTAAACCAATATCACGTCTACTAACAATTCACCAATTCATCGCACATACACTTAAAATCAATTGTTTACACGTATGAATTCCAAATCACAACGAATAATTACCAAATTCATGAATTAATTTAAAACATGATTTTGAAgttaaaaatgtttggtttgtcTTCAACCTTGTGGTGCATGGAAGGATTTGGTCGCGGTGAGACGAGGCACGACGTTCGGGCACGTCTCTAGCGAGGCTCCACGGATGGCGAACGACGTATGAATGCGAACGGTCCAGCGACGAGCTTCACGATGGCGAGCAGGGCGCTGCTCCGGCTTCCGTCCACAACGGCGTCAACAGTGAGTCCCGGTGGCGAGGGAGAGAACGAGAAGGGAGTGAGAGACGTGTGAGACAGAGAGGGAGTTTGGGGAGGGAGAAGGAGAGGGCTCGGCGTCGGATTTTATAGAGGGTAAGGGAGGGAGAGCAGAGAGGCGCCGGGGAGGAGAAGAAACGGCGTCCATGAATTCCATTGATGGCCATCAACAGAGGGAGGTAACCAACTCCTCCCAGCCACTGtagccccgagcccgagcgctcgGGACTGtttttcttatcccgtttgcaTTCGCCAACTGCTCCCGAGCTGTCGCGCCCACATTGCTAGGATCTCGCTGAAACCATCCACCGCAGCCGCGTTTCTCGGTTGGTTTCGCGTAACGCGTGCCGAGCCACAGCTCCTCCCCCAGCCCTGCTGCCACGTGCCTAGCTCGCCCAGCGCTGCCACTTCCCTCCTGCCACCGGATCCCAGTGCGCGCGGCCAATGCGCCATCGCTGGGGAAGCCGCTCCTCACCCCGTTGCTGCTGCCCGCGCCCCTGAAGCAACCGTTGTGTGCCTTGCCTTGCCGCGCCCGAGCCGTGCCCGGTCGCGGCCTCCCGCGCCAGCCTCGCCCACTGGAGCCGCTGCAACGTCGCCATGGCCGTGCCTCCGCGCCACGGGCAAACTTCGCTGGTGCGCTCTAGCCTCGACGCCGTGTGTTCGGACCTCGCTGTCACATCCCTGCCGAGCCACCTTCGTTTGTGCTCGCCCCAAGGTCCGCATCTACCCTTCTCTCTCTCCTTTCGTCTATCCCTACATGAGATGTCATCGCCTTGTCGTTCTTCGCGCGAGTCGCTATTCGCCCGCCTCAATAAAATTGTGCCACATCGTTTAAATTCCGGAACCATTACATATCTAATATATTTTATGTTGCAAGTCCATTTTGACTTGTTTCATTTACTTCGGTTTcataaattcatattaacaacGTAGTAGGTAGCATTACTTTATGTCGATGTACATTCTAATATTAATTAATTGATTTATAATTTATCTGACAATTATTAAAAGTAGCAATCTAATTgaactaatttatagttttagATTCACTTTATAGATACTTGTTAATATGATTACGCCTGCTTGAATATTTTCGAATTAATACTTGTTAGTATAAACATGTTGCAGCGTGCGTCGTCTCTTGTCGACCGCGTGGGTCTCGCGCGTTGTCCGTGCACTATTTAATTATTTCCGTTATGGTCGCTCGCGCTAATTAGTCAATTCTTGTTTAGTTGTCGGTTATttaaaataacaatttaattagaaTGAGTCTATAGTTTCAACTCGTGctttttataaatataaatgttaattaacttgattaCTACCAGCTTAAATACTTTTAATTATTTACTTGTTTGTTATTGTTCGTGCGCAGCATTGTTTACGTGTCATCGTGCTGTTCGCCCACGTAGTCGCATTGACTCGCACGTGTCGCGCACCGTCGTGTACGTTGTTTCGCATGCCGTCCACGTGCTGTCTCGTACAATGTCGCGTGTCGTCACACGTCGTGTGCGTGCGTCGCGTGTGCCATTTGAACGTGTCGCTCGCGCTGCCGCGTGTCGTTAGTGTGTATCTGGCGTGtcgatcacgtgtgtcgcgcggcgtctgcgcgtgataataaattgttttcgcttataagCACTCATGTTAGTAACGTTATTCCGTCAGGTCATAtatgttagataattaacttaaggttcgctcgactaatatttattagactaatatttcaattagattaaatatgtagtgttcaacaacgcttttataataaatattattatatTAACATGACCAATATTAACTTAACTGCTTTTAATTATTTAATATTGGTTTGGTATAAACgcgtcacctatttagttttcctcGTCTGTCACGCATGTTATTCCGCACGTGGTGGCGTGCTggttcgcgcgtcgttcgcgctcgtcgcacgcgctgtttcgtgtgtcgtcagcgtgctatgtcacGCGTGTCTGCGCGTCGTTTGCACGGtgtcgtgctgtttcacgcgtcgtaaattcgtctcgcttagaatctcttatgttaattaaattacttagttAACTGACAGATGTTAGTGTAACACGTTAATCAAAACTAAATGatagatattatttatatttgataatgtcgaattaaatgttatagttaatatttttttagcgtaaacgcgatatcttctcgaccgtagcttctaGTTTGACATTTCTTTTCCTCGTGTAACCGTAGAAGCAAGCTCTATTTTATACTGCACGCTTCTATAATGTTTTATCTTATATAGTGTGatgttcttatgcatgtatatgtttgtttgcttgtgcttgttcgtcttcgcttcgcgttgcaatTAGATTGTGATtcatttctgagcttcgaggaatcgatggtcaggcgttggcgaccaagagatcaaactctttgagttctacaaagttgaagaccctaagcatctgtttggtgaaggcaagtgttctctgacccattatgtcccatttactttataattcactgtcccgcatactatgaacaacctaaggattgactacctttctatttaccttttccttgattaccttttgggttactatggttagcttcatgctagcgccttactttaatcaatgaacatgatgagatacaatgatgatactatgattttattctggatacgaTGATATACTGGTGGCATTttcggggactcgagcggtttctcgagtgcctctccgtaaggacctgttcgttggatgaccgcccgggaaaacagtgcaaccatgagggtggtatgggacgcccttagctaattaattagaggaactgaggtgtagttcgcttcgccgtcgtgccgtcaatggggctcggtgtatgcggctcgctctactgAGGGTGGTTTGCCCCCTTGAGGAGGAGTGCGGTATATTTAGGAAACCAAATGGGCGGCTACaatctcagggaatctttgtaaaggcttcatagtgaattTCTGGCCATTCACCTCAGGAGTGAACAAAGGTCTTGCAAGCCTGGGCTAGAGAGGaaatcacggctcgtgggtaaagtgtgcaacctctgcagagtgttatgaaactggtatattagtcgtgctcgtggttatgagcggccaagggagctccattgattagagaaacATTGAATCAGGGCTACTTTGTTTAcag from Zea mays cultivar B73 chromosome 6, Zm-B73-REFERENCE-NAM-5.0, whole genome shotgun sequence harbors:
- the LOC103631004 gene encoding F-box protein PP2-A13, yielding MRGVLPQEISAAISPLRPAAATSRNLGRDSAYPSRRRHNRPQPRERDPQIERPSPIDFCAPRARGGDGTVLSDLLENCVAEVLLRLDPLEICRMARLSRMFRGAASGDGVWESKLLTNYARLLAVAAAGDGEAGQAVGSAPKAEPLPKKELYARLCRRNRFDDGKKEFWLDKGGGGLCMSISSRALSITGIDDRRYWNFIPSDESRFRTVAYLSQIWWFEVRGEVEFFFPESTYSLFYRIHLGRPFKRNQRSSGRDHQVAYRCPWANTHSQ